In one Sphingobium sp. MI1205 genomic region, the following are encoded:
- the mutS gene encoding DNA mismatch repair protein MutS has product MHSPKDIAASQPTPMMVQYLALKAEAQDCLLFYRMGDFFELFFDDAKAAAATLDIALTSRGEHGGAPIPMCGVPVHSADSYLARLIKAGHRVAIAEQTETPAEAKARGSKALVARAIVRYVTAGTLTEETLLDSRRDNMLVALAQVGGEGTAEIGLAAADISTGRFETLTLRAADLPAELARLRPSEIVVPDGLALDLADSHPFDRTAFSSNRAEAALKRLFGVATLDGFGQFGRAELAAMGGLVGYLDHAGKGTLPFLAPPVRKASGTHVAIDAATRESLEIIATMNGARAGSLLGAVDRTVTGAGARMLAQDLAAPLVDQGLIEERLGLVQLFHDDPMLRDQLRAALRSLPDVGRALGRVAVGRGSPRDLGQLRDGLNEARLLRERLGRLADQPPLLRQLLPSLDGHGALVDSLSRALVSSPPTETASGGYIADGYDPALDELRRMAGDGRRAIAALEAKYREQTGISSLKIRHNGVLGYHVEVPARAADPLMQPESGFTHRQTLAGVVRFNSIDLHEQAGRVAQAGAHALVAEAAHLEDLIESTLTRKSEIALAADALARLDVAAALAERAAEGGWQRPHFLSQDGDGPCLEIIGGRHPVVEDALRREGQAFVANDCRLGASDRLWLVTGPNMGGKSTFLRQNALIVILAQAGAYVPAQSATLTLVDRLFSRVGASDNLARGQSTFMVEMVETAAILAQATEHSFVILDEVGRGTSTYDGLALAWAVVEAVHEVNRCRCLFATHYHELTRLAETLPALSLHHVRAREWKGDLVLLHELAQGPADRSYGLAVARLAGLPPAVLKRAKDVLTRLEAGKAKTGGIAAGLDDLPLFAAIAAQEEEKVDPLRAALEAIDADALSPREALEQLYRLKQLAVAGSED; this is encoded by the coding sequence ATGCACAGCCCCAAGGACATTGCCGCCAGCCAACCGACGCCGATGATGGTGCAATATCTCGCGCTGAAGGCAGAAGCGCAGGATTGCCTGCTATTTTATCGGATGGGCGACTTTTTCGAACTGTTCTTCGACGACGCCAAGGCGGCGGCGGCAACACTCGACATTGCGCTGACCAGCAGGGGCGAACATGGCGGCGCGCCGATACCCATGTGCGGTGTGCCCGTGCACAGCGCGGACAGCTATCTGGCCCGACTAATCAAGGCGGGCCACCGCGTCGCCATAGCCGAGCAGACCGAGACTCCGGCCGAGGCGAAGGCGCGAGGCAGCAAGGCCCTCGTCGCCCGGGCAATCGTCCGTTACGTGACCGCCGGTACGCTGACCGAGGAAACGCTGCTCGATTCCCGCCGCGACAACATGCTCGTCGCGCTGGCACAGGTGGGAGGCGAGGGCACGGCGGAGATAGGACTGGCCGCCGCCGACATATCAACCGGCCGGTTCGAGACATTGACGCTGCGCGCCGCTGATCTGCCCGCTGAGCTGGCGCGGCTGCGGCCGAGCGAGATCGTGGTGCCCGATGGTCTGGCGCTCGATCTGGCCGATTCCCACCCCTTTGACCGCACAGCCTTTTCCAGCAACAGGGCCGAGGCAGCGCTTAAGCGGTTGTTTGGCGTGGCCACGCTCGACGGCTTCGGGCAGTTTGGACGAGCCGAACTGGCGGCCATGGGCGGGCTGGTCGGATATCTCGATCATGCGGGCAAGGGCACCCTGCCCTTCCTCGCTCCGCCGGTGCGCAAGGCGAGCGGTACGCATGTCGCCATCGACGCCGCGACGCGCGAGAGCCTGGAAATTATTGCGACGATGAACGGCGCACGCGCGGGCAGTTTGCTGGGCGCGGTTGATCGCACCGTCACCGGCGCCGGCGCGCGAATGCTGGCGCAGGACCTGGCGGCGCCACTTGTGGACCAGGGCCTGATCGAAGAACGGCTGGGCCTGGTCCAGCTCTTCCATGACGATCCGATGCTGCGCGATCAGTTGCGCGCGGCACTGCGATCACTGCCCGATGTTGGCCGGGCGCTTGGGCGCGTCGCAGTGGGGAGGGGCAGTCCGCGCGATCTGGGCCAATTGCGCGATGGGCTTAATGAAGCACGGTTGCTGCGCGAAAGGCTGGGGCGGCTCGCCGATCAGCCGCCTTTGCTGCGGCAATTGCTGCCCTCCCTCGATGGCCATGGCGCCCTGGTAGACAGCCTGTCCCGAGCGCTTGTCTCCAGTCCCCCGACCGAAACGGCAAGCGGTGGCTATATTGCCGATGGTTATGACCCGGCGTTGGATGAACTGCGCCGGATGGCCGGTGACGGCCGCCGGGCGATCGCCGCGCTCGAAGCGAAATATCGAGAGCAGACGGGCATCTCATCGCTCAAGATCCGCCATAATGGCGTGCTGGGCTATCATGTCGAGGTGCCTGCACGCGCAGCGGACCCATTGATGCAGCCAGAGAGCGGCTTTACCCATCGCCAGACATTGGCCGGTGTGGTGCGCTTCAATTCGATAGATCTCCACGAACAGGCAGGCCGCGTAGCACAGGCAGGCGCGCATGCGCTGGTTGCCGAGGCTGCGCATCTGGAGGATCTGATCGAATCCACGCTGACTCGGAAGTCCGAGATCGCGCTGGCCGCCGACGCCCTGGCACGGCTCGATGTAGCGGCGGCGCTGGCGGAGCGGGCGGCCGAAGGAGGCTGGCAGCGGCCGCACTTCCTGTCCCAGGATGGCGACGGGCCATGTCTGGAAATAATCGGTGGCCGTCATCCGGTTGTCGAGGACGCGCTGCGACGCGAAGGGCAAGCTTTTGTCGCCAATGACTGCCGACTTGGCGCCAGCGACCGGCTCTGGCTTGTCACCGGTCCCAATATGGGCGGCAAATCGACCTTCCTGCGGCAGAATGCTCTGATCGTCATCCTCGCGCAGGCAGGGGCGTATGTGCCCGCGCAATCGGCCACGCTGACCCTCGTCGATCGGTTGTTCAGCCGCGTCGGCGCGTCCGACAATCTGGCGCGCGGACAATCAACCTTCATGGTCGAGATGGTGGAGACTGCGGCGATCCTCGCCCAGGCGACGGAACACAGCTTCGTCATTCTGGACGAAGTGGGGCGCGGCACGTCCACCTATGATGGGCTGGCGCTGGCATGGGCCGTGGTAGAGGCTGTGCATGAGGTCAATCGCTGCCGCTGCCTGTTCGCGACCCACTATCATGAATTGACGCGACTTGCCGAAACGCTCCCCGCGCTGTCGCTCCACCATGTGCGTGCGCGCGAGTGGAAAGGCGACCTTGTCCTGCTCCATGAGCTGGCCCAAGGCCCTGCCGATCGCAGCTACGGTCTGGCGGTCGCCCGCTTGGCAGGCTTGCCTCCGGCGGTACTCAAGCGCGCCAAGGATGTGCTGACCCGGCTGGAGGCTGGCAAGGCCAAAACCGGAGGCATTGCCGCAGGCCTTGACGATCTTCCGCTCTTCGCGGCTATAGCGGCGCAGGAAGAGGAGAAGGTCGATCCCCTGCGCGCCGCCCTGGAGGCGATCGATGCTGATGCACTGTCGCCACGTGAAGCGCTGGAGCAGCTTTATCGCCTGAAACAACTGGCCGTTGCCGGCAGCGAGGACTAG